From the Streptomyces sp. NBC_00390 genome, the window CAACGGCGGCCACTGCGGCCGATTTTGGGAGCGCAACGAAGGGGGAACCTAGTCCTGCTCACTTCGGGGGGGCCGGCCATCTACAGCCCGGCGATTCCGGCCACGACGGGGCAGTCGCCTCGGCATAAGAGCCATCACTCAAATGCCGGTCCTGTACTCACCAGTCTCGCCCGAAGGGTGTCGGTCGCATCTTGAGAAGCTCTGGGTCCTGCTGCGGAGGCGGGCCGCTGCGGCAGTTCCGGGGTTGCCGGGCGCTGGACGTCAGCGCCGACCGCTGCAAGATCAAGACCGCACCCGAGTTCGACACGGACAAGCTCACTGGCGCCCCCAACTACCTTGAGCAACTCGGCAAGTACTACGGGCAGCACATGTGACCCCTCATGCACGTCGGTACGGGTCCGGCCGGTAGTTGGCTACCGGCAGATCAGACCGCCCACCGGCGCCGCCTGGTTTTCGTCTCCCGGCGGCGCGACCCTCAGGTCGGCGTCCGTCAAGGTCGTCTGCGACAAGGCGCTGGTGAAGGCGCCAGGGGCGAACCGCGACTCGCCCGCCGCCGAGAGTGGCCCCTCCACCCGAGGAGGCAACCGCCATAGTCGTCCTGGTCCTGCTTGTCGTCGCGATCGTGCCGGGCATCATCGGCGTGGCCGTCGAGGGCATGCTGTATCTGCTCTCCATCGGCGTACTGTTCCTCATCGCCGACGTGGGGTACTTCGCCGTGCGGTCGGCATTGCGCAGAGGCCCGACCCGCCGACACGCCAGCACACACGCTTTCCGGCAGCCCCCGGCTGGCGCCCCAAAGCCACACGATGGTCACGTCCACCCTGCCGCAGCTCTGGCACGCGCCAGCGGCGTGCGGTCGCCCGGCGACAGAACAAACGGGGAACGCTCCACACGTCGGGTCGTGCGAGGAACGGATCGGCACGATCCGCAGGTTCAGGCCGTCTACCAGTAGTGCCGTCGTTCACGGACCACGTGACCCAGCGATCCCAGGATCCACAGGATGACCCCGATGACGACCAGGATGATGCCGATGGTCCACAGGATGGCGATCTTGGCCACGAAACCGATGACAAGCAGGATGATCATGATGTCCTCCGGTCGCGCGGAGTGATCCCCCTGCCCAGCAGGTCCCTCGCCCGCCTTCAGCGCAAACCCACACCGGGATGCCTGGAATTGCACGGGTCACGGCCGAGCGGCGTTGCGGTCGATGGTCTCCAGCGAGTGGACCACCAAACCCGGGGAATCATGCCGTCCCTGTCGCAGTGGCCTCGTTGGCGGTGCAGTTCTACCGTAGGGAGATACGAAGCAGATCCTTGGAGCGCGTCATGATCGTCATCCTCGGACTCATCATCCTGATCGCCGCCGTAGGCGTCGGCGTGGCCGCTGTTGTCACCAACAGCGGCAGCGCGCACGAGGTCACCGGCGGGTTCTCGGTATTCGGCTTCGACGTCACCGGCTCCACCGGCACGCTCTTCCTTTACGGCATGATCGTCGGGGCAGCGGCCCTGTTTGGACTGAGCCTGCTCCTGACCAGCGCCCGCCGTACCTCTCGCCGTGGCAGCACCGCGCACCGCGGACGCAAGCCGTCGCGCCGCGAGACGGCCTCTGCCGGGAGGGACCGCGACGACCTAGTCGACCAACGCGAGCCCGCCCGCGCGGACAACGCGAATGCGCGGGGGAACGACTCACCCCACGATGATCGCATTCCCGCCCCGGACGGTGGTCGTCGGAGCAGACTGCACTTCGGGCACCGATCCGCCCCCCAGTAGGCGTGCGACCGCACGCGCAGATCGCTGACCGGCCGGCGCCACGGTATTCCTGCCACCGAACCCCAGCAGACAACTCACCCAGGGTGGCCACCCATGAGTATCGCGAAGAAGATCACGCACAAGGCCGAAGCGATGAAAGGCAGCGCCAAGAAGACAACCGGCCGCGCCACCGGCAGCCGGCGCCTGCAGGCCGAAGGCCGCGGAGACCAACTCAAGGGCAACATCAAGCAGGCCGGGGCAAAGATCAAGGACGCCTTCAAACACTGACCACTCCGCCCCGTCGACCCGACCAGGTCTACGCCGAAGCACGCGGGAGGACCTGCATGGGTACAGCTGGGCGTCGATCTGAGGCGCTCCGGCTGTTTGTTCATGCCCTCAGGCGGCTGACGACGCCCCACAACGCCGCCAGCGGTCGCCCGACGATCACCATGGACGGACTGGTGTACCTCAAGTAGCCGACTGAGCACCCACGCAGCGACGCAACGGGAGTAAAGCAGCGGCAGCAGCACCCGAATGTCTGCGGCCGCTCCTCTCCGATGCGCGAACAACCTTGCCACGCGGAATGAGCAATGACGCGGGCATCCACCATCAGGCCAACGATCGACGCTCCCGCATCGACCAGGTGTCGGCGGTCTCTCCCAGCCGTCGCCGACACTGAGGCTCGTCTGGCCGTAGAGACGGGGGCTTCCCGTCAGATCATTGAAGAATGTCCGAAGTGCGACTAATGCGCAGTTCCATGTTCCCAGGATGTTCCCATTGCGCACCCAAAAGTCTTCCAGGATGGTTCCCTGGAAGACCTTTAGTGCGCTGACCTGCAATTTTGTGGTGCCCCCGGCAGGATTCGAACCTGCGACACCCGCTTTAGGAGCGAGGTGGGGCGAACTGCGGCGCGACCTGCGGATTCCCAGCCTTGGATGGATTGGGCGGCGCGTCCCCATACGCACCGCGATTCCCCCTGACTCCCCGCTCGTTCTGGCACGAGAGTGGCACGGGTCCCGCCCTAGTGACCCTCTCGATGCGAACTATGGGCGGGGCGGTCGCTGAGGTCTGCTGGGCAGACGGCTCGGCTCCTCAGGTGTGTTGACGGTCGGCTGCGGCCGCTGTGGTTGCTGTACTCCGCTGCTGTACAGCAACGCCACTGACCACCGCCTTAGGCCTCGGACGGCCCAGAGACGGCCCGGGTTGAGGAGCTAGACGGGTAGGCATGCCTTGCCGACTCGGCACCAATCGCCGGTAAGGTCGGCGGGTGATCAACATGCAGGTGCGCGGGGACTCGGGAAAGCCCGTAGCACGGGCCCAGGCCGGGCTGACGTGGACGGACCTCATTCCCGCACTCGACCCGGTGAACTTCCCGTTGCTGTGGGCCTTGAGTCCCTATGGGGATGCCGTCTTCAACGAGCGGCAGGTGCCGTTGCTGCTCGCGGAACTTGATCGCCTTCCTGAAGCCTACGGTGGCACCTGGGTGGACCAGACTCGAGAGCTGTGCCAGGTCGTTCAGAACGGAACGCACCTGTATCTATGGTTCGTCGGCGACTGAGCGATCTTGAAAACCGTCGTGGCAGCGATGTCACCGTGGGTTCAAATCCCACACCCACCGCAGATGAACGGCCCCTGACCAGGCAACTCGGTCAGGGGCCGTCGTCATGAGCGTTGTCTGCCAGCGACCGCTGTTCCCCGCTGTTTCCTGACCGAACGGGCATGTGAGGGGCACGGTCAATAGCCACCACGCTGAGCGGTGGCATTGTTCAGCTGTCGCCGCAGTGGCCACACCCTCGTTCGCCACGCCTCTTCACGTTTCGCAAGGGAGTCCAGCCGCCCGCGTTGGACATGGTGACTGATCGCTCCGCACGTATGGCTGATCTGTATCACCAGTTCGGTCACTTTCTTAGGCGCGACAGTCCAGACCTTGTAGATCATGTCGTGGACTCCCTGGTTCGCGTCCATCAGCTCCGCGAGCTCAAAGTCGGGATCGGGAGCTGTAAGAGCGCGCCGGAACTGGTTCAGCGATGCCTGGAACTCGTCGTATGCCTCCATCCGCCTCTGGTGGAGCGCTTTTTGCCCCTTCATCGCTACGTATCCGGTGATGAGAGCCGCCACTACCGCTCCGATCGCGGCCACTAGCGCAGATAACGAGCCGTCCATGAACAAGCGGTTTAGCACAACGACCAGGTCGGTGGGAGCGGCTTTGGGCTGGAGCTGCCATGGGGCGAGAGATCATGGCCCCTTACGCTGGCCGCGAATCGGGCTGGCTCCTCGCCTGCCCGCAATAGCCCGATCGGGGCCATGATCTTCGAGGCTCGCCCCATGGTGGCTGCGTAAAGCCGCGGAGCCGACCGCCCCAGCCACAGCGGGCCTCCTCAACCGTCAACCCTTCGCCGTTTCGGCGTGCGGCCGGCGGACGGGTGGCCGTGGGGCGAAGACAGGAGCGGCGGCCCGGCCGACGGGCCGCGCGCTGCCGCGCCGTGCGCGGCAGAAGCGCCTTGAACCCGTAGAGAAGATTTCTACTCACCACCTCGGCTGCGGTCGTGGGGCCGTGATCGTCACCTGTTGGCGGTCAGTCCTGGCGGCTACGCTGGTCCGCGCCAGCTGATGACATCAGGGAGTGGGCTCAAGGGATGGGACCGAAGTCGGAGCGGGTCTACCGCACGATTCGCGAGTGGGTGGCCTCGGGCAGGCTCCAGCCCGGCGAGAAGCTGCCCTCTGAGCGCACCCTCGAGAAAGAGCTCGAGATAGGCCGCACCCAGCTGCGCACCGTGCTGGCGAAGCTCGTCGCGGAGAAGGTCATCGAGTCGTACGCCCGCAGTTCCTACCGGGTGCCGTCCCGCGAGGTGAGCATCGGGCGGCCGGACGACTTGGAGTCGTGGCAGATCCATGGCGAGCGAACCGTCTACGACAACCGTTGGGTCAAACTTGCTCTCGTCGACGTCGAGCCGCCTGGAGTTGAGCGTTTCGAGCACCACGTCGTGCGGCTGCATCACGTCTCAATTGCCGCGGTCCTGGACGACCAAGACCGCGTGCTCATGCTCTGGCGCTACCGCTTCGTGCCTGACAAGTGGGGTTGGGAGCTCCCCGGCGGCATCGTCGACCAGGGTGAGGACCCGCACATGACCGCACTTCGCGAAGTCGAAGAGGAGACCGGCTGGCGACCGGACTCCCTCGATCACGTCATCACCTACCAACCCATGGTGGGCATGGTCGACTCACCGCACGAGATTTTCGTGGGCAAGGGAGCCCAACACGTCGGCGAGCCCACCGACATCGAAGAGGCCGGCCACATTGCTTGGGTCCCGCTCTCGGACATCCCCGGCCTGATGGCCAGGGATGAGCTGATGGGCTCCGGCACGCTTGTCGCGCTGCTTCATCTCCTGGCTTCGCGCGGTCAGGGAGCTCCTACAGCTTCTGCGTGAGCTGCTCAATACGTCGCCTGTGACGGACCGACCCCGTGCGGTTGGCCAACAGGCGCGCCTGCTGTAGGTGCTCCTGCGCCTGGGCGTGCTCCTCGCGCGCAAGGTGTGCTTGGGCAAGGTCGCACCGCAGACCCGACGTGGCGCGGATGAACGTCGGGTCGGCTTCGTTGAGGGCGGTGTACAGACTGCCGAGCGCCTCGTCGTCGCCCAGCAACGCAAGCGCGTTTCCGCGCCATCGGGCCAGGTGACCGCCGTTGAGGAAGATGCTCAGCATGTCGGCATCGCGGGCCTCGACACCTGCGGGCAAGACGGCGTCGGCCTTGTCGAGCGCGCGCCGACAGTCATCCGCCAACCCCGCCTTGGCGCAGAGCTCCGCCTCGGCTGCGAACAACCATGCCTGCAACCGGGGTGACATCTGGCTACCGCCCAAGCGCTGAGCCTCGCGAGCGAGGTTGACCGCCATCTCCGGCCGCCCGGCGTCGTTGAGTACGTACGCCTGCTCTGCTGTGGCATGCGCGAGATACATCGGCTCGCCTGCTTCCTGCGCGGCGCGCTTGCCTAACTCGTAGTGCCGCCAAGCTCTTTCGACGCCTCCCGCATCGAGTGCCTGCCAAGCGGCGAGCGTGGCCGCCCCGGCCAGGGCAAGAGCAACTGGGCGGCGGGTCTCGGGAAGCACGGCGAAGGTGAGCGCGTCCTCCAGTGTCGCCAGGTGCCCCGTCATCTGATCGACGAGTGCGGCCGCGCCCATCTGACGGTCGACCGTGCGCAGCAGCTCGGTCTGATCCATGAAGGTCTTCACCATCGTGAGACTGACGCTGCGAGCTGAGTCGATACGGCTGATCAGCTCGTCATAGCCGCCAACTGCGGCGGGCGGTGCGGCAGGAGTGTGCCGGCCGAATAGCTCTTCGTCGGTGACGCCCAAGATCGGTCGCAGGATCTGTGCGTAGCGTTCGCTGATGGAGCGCTTGCCGTTCTCCCACTCCGAGACATAGACGCGCAGGCTGGCGGTCGAACCAACGTCGAGCGCATGCCTTCTCGCGTACTGCTCGATCTCATGAATCAGGCGCGCTTGCGACCACTCGCGCCCGCTCCTCACCTCTCGCAGCCGGTTGAGCACCTGTACCGCCCCCGCAGTTGGCCTGACAGCTCTACAGCAGCATGCCTCACATTGGCGCAGGTCGGCAGGGGTTAATAGCCGGGGTTAACGGCATGGCAGTGAACCTCTGTTGACTACCGGACTGTTGAGCGGCGCGGTTCTCTAGAAGCGTCGCAGGAAGGCGAGTTGAGAAGCCGGAACGGCGACAACGCTTGACAGCTGGTGCGCACCAGATGCAATCTACTGGTGCGCACCAGTTGGAACGCGAAAGTCCTGCGGTGCTCTCGCAGGACTCCCACAAGCCAACGCAGAAGCGGCGCCCTACCGCCAAGCAAGCCGCCGCTTCCGCCCCTATCAGGGAGCTTCCATCATGCCATCGTTCAAGATCGACACCTCGACCGCTGTCGTCTTCGTCGCCGTCGAGCCGCAGCTGAAGGTCATCAACAAGCAGACGGGCGAGATCGCGGTCGACCGCGAGTCCGGCGCCAGGATGATGACGGTCGGCCTGACCGTCGCCGATGAGGGTGAGGCGAACCTCTACACCGTGTCCGTCCCGGAGACCGGCGTCCCGGAGGGGATCACGCTCGGCATGCCGGTCAAGGTCGTCGGCCTCAAGGCGCGCGACTGGGAGCGGGACAACCGGCACGGCATCGCGTTCCGGGCGGTCGCGCTGGTCGGCCCGTCCGGTGCCAAGGGCTGAGCGGCATGTCAACGAACACGTTCTTCGCCTTAGCCCTGGTCGCCGTCGTCGCAGCTCTGGTACTGCGGCGGCTGCGCCCGGCCTGGTACTGGCTGAGCATCGGGATCGTCCTCGCGACGTGTCGTGTGGTCTTCCGGTACGCCTCGGTCATGGACGCGTGCGGGCTGACCGTTCCGCCGTCCCGGCTGCGGCTCACGCTGGCGCGGCTGGCGAACCGCCCCGCACCCGAGGCGCGGCCCCCGCGGATTCTGCGGATACGGCCGACGCGTACCGG encodes:
- a CDS encoding SCO3933 family regulatory protein; amino-acid sequence: MPSFKIDTSTAVVFVAVEPQLKVINKQTGEIAVDRESGARMMTVGLTVADEGEANLYTVSVPETGVPEGITLGMPVKVVGLKARDWERDNRHGIAFRAVALVGPSGAKG
- a CDS encoding CsbD family protein, whose product is MSIAKKITHKAEAMKGSAKKTTGRATGSRRLQAEGRGDQLKGNIKQAGAKIKDAFKH
- a CDS encoding helix-turn-helix transcriptional regulator, whose protein sequence is MLNRLREVRSGREWSQARLIHEIEQYARRHALDVGSTASLRVYVSEWENGKRSISERYAQILRPILGVTDEELFGRHTPAAPPAAVGGYDELISRIDSARSVSLTMVKTFMDQTELLRTVDRQMGAAALVDQMTGHLATLEDALTFAVLPETRRPVALALAGAATLAAWQALDAGGVERAWRHYELGKRAAQEAGEPMYLAHATAEQAYVLNDAGRPEMAVNLAREAQRLGGSQMSPRLQAWLFAAEAELCAKAGLADDCRRALDKADAVLPAGVEARDADMLSIFLNGGHLARWRGNALALLGDDEALGSLYTALNEADPTFIRATSGLRCDLAQAHLAREEHAQAQEHLQQARLLANRTGSVRHRRRIEQLTQKL
- a CDS encoding NUDIX domain-containing protein translates to MGPKSERVYRTIREWVASGRLQPGEKLPSERTLEKELEIGRTQLRTVLAKLVAEKVIESYARSSYRVPSREVSIGRPDDLESWQIHGERTVYDNRWVKLALVDVEPPGVERFEHHVVRLHHVSIAAVLDDQDRVLMLWRYRFVPDKWGWELPGGIVDQGEDPHMTALREVEEETGWRPDSLDHVITYQPMVGMVDSPHEIFVGKGAQHVGEPTDIEEAGHIAWVPLSDIPGLMARDELMGSGTLVALLHLLASRGQGAPTASA